The following coding sequences lie in one Mesorhizobium sp. NZP2298 genomic window:
- a CDS encoding efflux RND transporter periplasmic adaptor subunit codes for MKRRTISIAGALGLALAALGFYWLLMPQPILVETAGVMTSRFQDIVEEDGRTRVRDRYLVSAPLSGRIQRLALKAGDIVRKGQKLATITPPVSPLLDPRVRLELEAQVGAAEAAVEESASLHEQAKVLLAQASADLERTRELVKRKVAAAAQLEREEFLFRSTQRQTDAAERRWHAATHLLEQARAALNSADNSEASESFPVSSPIDGRVLRVMQESETIVAQAAPLLELGDPGDLEIAVDVLTTDAARIREGDKVIIERWGGPTDLHGAVRRVEPSGFTKISALGVEEQRVWVIVDITSPRETWASLGDGYRVEVKIVVDENDQAIVVPIGALFRRGDAWSVFVVEADRVHLREIQVARLSARIAAVAQGLHPGEIVVVYPPASLAEGRKVKLQ; via the coding sequence ATGAAGCGTCGAACAATTTCGATCGCGGGCGCACTGGGGCTGGCGCTTGCGGCACTGGGTTTCTACTGGCTCCTGATGCCGCAACCGATCCTTGTCGAAACCGCCGGGGTGATGACCTCGCGCTTCCAGGACATTGTTGAAGAGGACGGACGCACGCGCGTGCGGGATCGCTACCTGGTTTCGGCGCCTTTGTCCGGGCGGATCCAGAGGTTGGCACTCAAGGCCGGCGATATCGTGCGGAAGGGACAAAAGCTGGCGACCATTACGCCGCCAGTTTCGCCGCTTCTCGACCCCCGCGTGCGGCTGGAGCTCGAGGCCCAGGTTGGTGCCGCCGAGGCGGCAGTCGAGGAGTCGGCATCGCTTCACGAGCAGGCCAAGGTGCTGCTGGCCCAAGCCAGTGCCGATCTCGAACGCACGAGAGAGCTCGTCAAGCGCAAGGTGGCGGCGGCGGCTCAACTGGAGCGTGAGGAATTCCTGTTCCGCTCCACGCAGCGACAAACCGATGCCGCCGAGCGGCGCTGGCACGCGGCCACCCATCTTCTGGAACAGGCGCGCGCGGCACTGAACTCCGCCGACAATTCCGAGGCCAGCGAGAGTTTCCCGGTATCCTCCCCCATCGACGGCCGCGTTCTCAGGGTCATGCAGGAGAGCGAGACCATTGTCGCGCAGGCAGCCCCGTTGCTCGAGTTGGGTGATCCTGGCGATCTCGAAATTGCCGTCGACGTTTTGACGACCGATGCCGCCCGAATAAGGGAGGGCGACAAGGTGATCATCGAGCGCTGGGGCGGCCCCACGGATTTGCATGGGGCCGTGCGGCGTGTCGAGCCCTCCGGCTTCACCAAAATATCGGCGCTCGGCGTCGAGGAACAGCGCGTCTGGGTCATCGTCGACATAACCTCGCCACGAGAGACGTGGGCCAGCTTGGGGGATGGCTACCGCGTCGAGGTCAAGATCGTGGTTGACGAGAACGACCAGGCAATCGTCGTGCCGATCGGAGCCCTGTTCCGGCGCGGCGATGCCTGGAGCGTCTTCGTTGTCGAGGCCGACCGCGTTCATCTCCGAGAAATCCAGGTTGCGCGCCTCTCGGCTCGCATCGCCGCCGTTGCGCAGGGCTTGCACCCTGGCGAGATCGTCGTCGTCTATCCACCTGCTAGCCTTGCCGAGGGGCGCAAGGTCAAGCTCCAGTAA
- a CDS encoding ABC transporter permease — protein sequence MARDLWSMRLQVLSIALLVAAGVAVFVMSVSNYQALIGAMEAHYRNERFADIFVGMTRAPLSIVDRLREINGIGIVEPRVAEPVRVIREDTNLPISGRVISLPAAGQPLLNRLHLVQGRWPDPLHPEEVIINAAYAEARAVRSGETIEVVLNGRLQGFRVVGTALSPEFIFATRAAVPLPDDRNFVVVWANEDAVASAFDMKGAFNDALMTLAPGAGSQHVLEEVDRLLAPYGGTGAYGRSDQPSHRFLKDELAEQETLSIVMPSVFFGIAAFLLNVVIGRMVEAQRGQIASLKALGFANRTIAFHYFKLVTAIALLGSAMGLVVGRWFAIGVVGSYAAFFRFPSLEAPLEPWLLVAATLVSVGAANLAAASAVYRIAMLAPAEAMRPETPPALHTFNWLQTIGSQRIPLQYVIAARTILGRPVRTLLTTVGIALAIPLILFGLYWFDAIDYMIDVSFGRIERGDAFVTFTEPVSADALYELRAIPGVLEAEVQRVVPIILRAGHRAYRTSATGLDSGSELKVLRDSALRPIAVPSDGIMLSRTIARQLDLNVGDGVTIEVLEGSRAVREVTVRRISDDILGASVTMERTALNRLMREGSVANVATFRIDPGQSELLWSRIRSMPKIEGSSVKALWFALFNETIGGMVVIGALVLSGFGMLIAIGVVYNSARIALQERAWELASLRIIGLTRREVSAVIISELAVELIVAIPAGLLIGRYLIELIASARASESFQIPAVIDRSSYAIAALLVIGAAIASFITIRRRIDRLDLVAVLKTRD from the coding sequence CCGGCGTGGCCGTCTTCGTGATGTCGGTGTCGAACTACCAGGCGCTGATCGGCGCCATGGAGGCACACTACCGCAACGAACGTTTCGCCGACATCTTCGTGGGCATGACGCGCGCGCCGCTCTCGATCGTGGATCGGCTGCGCGAAATCAACGGCATTGGCATCGTGGAGCCGCGCGTCGCCGAGCCAGTGCGCGTGATCCGAGAGGACACCAACCTCCCGATCTCGGGGCGCGTCATTTCGCTCCCTGCCGCGGGTCAGCCGTTGCTCAACCGCCTGCATCTCGTGCAGGGACGCTGGCCCGATCCGCTGCATCCGGAAGAAGTCATCATCAACGCGGCGTATGCCGAGGCGCGCGCCGTGCGGAGCGGAGAAACCATCGAGGTGGTACTCAACGGCCGGCTGCAAGGCTTCCGCGTCGTGGGCACCGCCCTGTCACCCGAATTCATCTTTGCCACCCGCGCCGCGGTGCCGCTTCCGGACGATCGGAATTTCGTGGTGGTGTGGGCAAACGAGGATGCGGTGGCAAGCGCATTCGACATGAAAGGCGCCTTCAACGACGCGCTGATGACTCTGGCGCCCGGCGCGGGATCACAACATGTCCTGGAAGAGGTCGATCGGTTGCTGGCGCCATACGGCGGCACCGGAGCCTATGGCCGGAGCGATCAGCCGTCGCACCGTTTTCTCAAGGACGAATTGGCGGAGCAGGAAACCCTGAGCATCGTCATGCCATCGGTCTTCTTCGGCATCGCGGCGTTCCTGCTCAACGTCGTCATTGGCAGGATGGTGGAGGCACAACGGGGGCAGATCGCTTCGCTGAAGGCGTTGGGGTTTGCGAACCGCACCATCGCCTTCCACTACTTCAAGCTGGTCACCGCCATCGCATTGCTGGGATCGGCGATGGGTCTGGTCGTGGGGCGCTGGTTCGCGATCGGGGTTGTCGGGAGCTATGCCGCCTTCTTCCGGTTTCCATCGCTGGAGGCGCCACTGGAGCCATGGCTGCTCGTTGCGGCGACCCTTGTCAGCGTCGGCGCGGCGAACCTTGCCGCGGCATCGGCGGTATACCGGATTGCCATGCTTGCTCCCGCCGAAGCCATGCGTCCCGAGACGCCGCCCGCGTTGCACACATTCAACTGGCTGCAGACGATCGGAAGTCAGCGAATTCCGCTCCAGTACGTGATAGCGGCGCGCACGATCCTCGGGCGGCCCGTGAGGACGCTGTTGACGACCGTCGGAATCGCGCTGGCCATTCCGCTCATTCTGTTCGGGCTCTACTGGTTCGACGCCATCGACTACATGATCGATGTAAGTTTTGGACGCATCGAGCGCGGTGACGCGTTTGTTACTTTCACGGAACCGGTCTCGGCGGATGCACTCTACGAGTTGCGGGCGATACCTGGCGTGCTTGAGGCTGAAGTCCAGCGAGTCGTGCCGATCATATTGCGAGCTGGGCATCGCGCCTATCGCACCTCGGCGACTGGTCTGGATTCCGGTTCCGAGCTCAAGGTGCTGAGAGACAGCGCGCTACGGCCGATTGCCGTACCCTCCGATGGCATCATGCTCAGCCGGACGATCGCGAGGCAGCTCGATCTCAACGTCGGTGACGGTGTCACGATCGAGGTGCTCGAAGGCAGCCGAGCCGTGAGAGAAGTCACCGTCCGCAGGATTTCGGACGATATTTTGGGGGCGTCCGTGACGATGGAGCGCACCGCACTCAATCGCCTGATGCGGGAGGGTTCCGTTGCGAATGTCGCGACCTTCAGGATCGATCCGGGTCAATCTGAACTGCTCTGGTCCAGGATAAGGTCAATGCCGAAGATCGAGGGAAGCTCGGTCAAGGCCCTGTGGTTTGCGTTGTTCAACGAAACGATCGGCGGAATGGTGGTTATCGGCGCGCTGGTCCTCTCGGGGTTTGGAATGCTGATCGCCATAGGCGTGGTCTACAACAGTGCCCGCATCGCCCTGCAGGAGCGCGCCTGGGAATTGGCCAGCCTGCGCATCATCGGACTGACGCGGCGTGAGGTATCTGCCGTCATTATCAGCGAGCTTGCCGTGGAGCTGATTGTGGCCATCCCCGCGGGGCTCCTGATCGGACGGTACCTGATCGAGTTGATCGCGTCGGCGCGTGCGAGCGAGTCGTTTCAGATCCCCGCTGTGATCGATCGGAGCAGTTATGCCATCGCCGCGCTCCTGGTCATCGGCGCGGCCATCGCCAGTTTCATCACAATCCGCCGCAGGATCGACAGGCTCGATCTCGTGGCTGTCCTGAAGACGAGGGACTGA